A stretch of the Archangium violaceum genome encodes the following:
- the greB gene encoding transcription elongation factor GreB, translating to MRRDTRNSQEAPEENDELELEGGEEEEEEKPSGHRRYLTRAGAERMHKELLRLLNEERPKVTAEVSAAAAQGDRSENAEYIFGKKRLREIDRRIRFLQKRLDTATIVDPSEQSDTERVYFGATVTLEDEDGARVTYQIVGSDEIDTAGGRISVESPIARALLRKKIGDTVEVIRPRGEIEYTLVQIRYM from the coding sequence ATGCGTCGAGACACCCGGAATTCCCAGGAAGCCCCTGAGGAGAACGACGAGTTGGAGTTGGAGGGAGGGGAGGAAGAAGAGGAGGAAAAGCCCTCCGGCCACCGGCGCTACCTCACTCGGGCAGGGGCCGAGCGCATGCACAAGGAACTGCTGCGCCTGCTCAACGAGGAGCGGCCCAAGGTCACCGCCGAGGTGTCCGCCGCCGCCGCCCAGGGCGACCGCTCGGAGAACGCCGAGTACATCTTCGGAAAGAAGCGCCTCCGGGAGATCGACCGGCGCATCCGTTTCCTCCAGAAGCGCCTGGACACGGCCACCATCGTCGATCCCTCGGAGCAGAGCGACACCGAGCGCGTCTACTTCGGTGCCACCGTGACGCTCGAGGACGAGGACGGCGCCCGGGTCACCTATCAGATCGTCGGCTCGGACGAGATCGACACCGCGGGTGGGCGGATCAGCGTGGAGTCGCCCATCGCGCGAGCCCTGCTGCGCAAGAAGATCGGGGACACCGTCGAGGTCATCCGCCCTCGGGGGGAGATCGAGTACACCCTCGTCCAGATCCGCTACATGTAG